The region ATTCGGCAAATGCTGCTGTAAATATTTCACCGGTGAGGGCACGTTCAGCATCACCAGTCGACGTAAACCGAGGCGGTGGGCCTGTTGTGCCTTGAGCGGATGATCAAATAAACTGATTGAGGTGCTTTGCTTGTTGTCTACCAGCGCCGGAAACGCCTTGATCTCATAACCGCCCTGTTTTTTGGTGTATTCCTCAGGCAGGTCACCAAACGACCACTGCGTCAGCCCGTCCTGCTCTATGCCCTCTTCGGCCACCTTTGATAGCGTTTGAGTGACCTTGCCTTGTAATTTGGCTTTGAGTGCATCCAGGTCATAGCCATGCGCAATCACCTTATTGTGTTCATCCAGTACCTGAAACTGCATTTTTAAGTGCGATTCCAGTGCCCCGAGATCGAACGCCTCAGCATCAACTTTAACGCCCGTCATACGTAATAAGCGATTGGCCAGGGCTTCAAGAAAACCGCCCTGCATCGGCTCTATGGCAGCGAGTACCGCATCGGCATAGTTGGGCGCCGGGACAAAGTTGCGTCGCAGACTTTTTGGCAGGCTCTTGATCAAAGAGCAGATCAATTCATGGCGCAGTGCCGGAATATGCCAGTCAAACCCCTCATTAGCCACCTGGTTAAGCAGTGGTAAGGGGATGTTCACCATCACGCCGTCAACGGGCTGACCGGGCTCAAAATGATAGCTCAATGGCAACATCAGATTGCCCTGCTGCCACACGTCTGGATAATCCAGCGCCGTAATGTGTGACGCTTCGTGCTGCATCAGAGCGTCTCTGTCCATATGCAAAAAGCGTTTGTCAGTTTTTTTCTTCTCTTTCCACCAGTGGTTGAACGCAGCCCGATTATTGACATCGGCCGGGATCCGCTGCTCGTAAAACGCCTGCATCATATGCTCATCGACCAGAATATCCCGGCGACGCGCTTTGTTTTCCAGATCCTGAATATCTTCAATCAGGGCCTGATTATGCTTTAAAAAGGCCTCATTTTGACCCAGTTGCTGGGCAACCAGCGCTTCTTTAATAAACAGTTCACGACACAGCGCCGGTTCAATCTGGCTGTAAACCGTACGCTTTTTGCCAACTATGATGAGGCCATACAGGGTTTGCTGTTCAAAGGCGATGACACAGCCCTGCTTCTTTTCCCAATGCGGTTCACTGTAGCTGCGCTTAACCAGATGCTCCGCCAGCGGGGCAACCCAGTTAACATCAATTCTGGCATTAATGCGGGCATAGAGCTTACTGGTTTCTACCAGTTCGGCCGCCATCACCCACTTGGGACTTTTCTTAAACAGGCCAGAGCCCGGGAAAATATGGAACTGGCTGTTGCGCGCCCCTTTGTAGAATTTTTTCTCGTCTTTTTGACCTATGTGGCTCAGCATGCCGCTGAGCAGCGCCTGGTGAATGGCTTCGAAGCTGGCGTCGTTACCTGAGGCTTTGAGGCCCATTTCGGTGCACACTGTGGTGAGCTGATAAACAATATCCTGCCACTCTCTGACCCGCATATAGGCTAAAAAGTCTTTCTGACATTGCTTTCTGAACTGACTGCGACTGAGCGCTTCCTGCTGCTCTTCCAGATACTGCCAGAGGTTTAAAAACGCCATAAAATCCGAGTCCGGATCTTCAAATCGACCATGCTTTTCGTCGGCTGCGCCACGCTTTTCCTGCGGTCTTTCTCTGGGATCCTGAATCGACAGTACCGCAGCGATAATGATCACCTCACGCAATGCCCCCAAAGGCGCTGCGGCCAGTACCATACGAGCCAGGCGCGGATCTATGGGTAAGCGGCTGAGCTTACGACCGGTCTGGGTTAGTGTCGTTTGCTCGCGCCTGGCGGCAGGTTTAACCGCGCCAAGCTCTTCAAGCAAGGTGACACCATCTGTGATATTGCGATTATCGGGAGCTTGTACAAATGGAAAACGCTTGATATCACCCAGGCCCAGCGCCAGCATTTGCAAAATAACCGATGCCAGGTTGGTACGCAGAATTTCCGGATCGGTAAATTCCGGACGACCCAGGAAATCTTCCTCCGAATACAAGCGGATACAGACACCCGCAGCGACCCGGCCACAGCGTCCCATACGCTGGTTAGCACTAGCCTGAGAGACAGCTTCAATAGGCAATCGCTGCACCTTAGTGCGATAACTGTAGCGGCTGATCCGCGCCGTGCCCGGGTCAATTACATAGCGGATCCCAGGTACCGTCAGTGAGGTTTCGGCCACGTTGGTTGACAATACAATACGACGGTGGCTGTGTGCGGCAAAAATGCGATTTTGCTCGGCATTCGACAAACGGGCATACAAAGGCAGGATCTCAACCCCTTTGAGGTTACGCTTACTCAGCGCATCCGCCGTATCGCGAATTTCCCGCTCGCCATTCATAAAGATCAGGATGTCTCCGGGGCCTTCTGCACACAGCTCGTCTACGGCATCGAAGATCCCCTGTAGCTGGTCGTTTTCGGCTTCACTCTCATCCCCACTGGCATCAATCACTGGGCGATAGCGCACTTCTACCGGATAGGTGCGGCCCGATACCTCAATGATGGGCGCGTTATTAAAGTGCTTGGAAAAACGTTCCGGATCG is a window of Pseudoalteromonas sp. R3 DNA encoding:
- the hrpA gene encoding ATP-dependent RNA helicase HrpA, which encodes MDLQSLYSNIADCLKKDQFLFKKRLQGVKKIKDEAKQQKVLTQITRDIEHSKTLRVKRLAELPAVQYPESLPVSQKKDDIKKAIAENQVVIVAGETGSGKTTQLPKICLELGRGVDGYIGHTQPRRLAARSVSNRIAEELNCELGQEVGFKIRFSDQVSDKSYIKLMTDGILLAEIQQDRYLNQYDTIIIDEAHERSLNIDFILGYLKNLLPKRPDLKVIITSATIDPERFSKHFNNAPIIEVSGRTYPVEVRYRPVIDASGDESEAENDQLQGIFDAVDELCAEGPGDILIFMNGEREIRDTADALSKRNLKGVEILPLYARLSNAEQNRIFAAHSHRRIVLSTNVAETSLTVPGIRYVIDPGTARISRYSYRTKVQRLPIEAVSQASANQRMGRCGRVAAGVCIRLYSEEDFLGRPEFTDPEILRTNLASVILQMLALGLGDIKRFPFVQAPDNRNITDGVTLLEELGAVKPAARREQTTLTQTGRKLSRLPIDPRLARMVLAAAPLGALREVIIIAAVLSIQDPRERPQEKRGAADEKHGRFEDPDSDFMAFLNLWQYLEEQQEALSRSQFRKQCQKDFLAYMRVREWQDIVYQLTTVCTEMGLKASGNDASFEAIHQALLSGMLSHIGQKDEKKFYKGARNSQFHIFPGSGLFKKSPKWVMAAELVETSKLYARINARIDVNWVAPLAEHLVKRSYSEPHWEKKQGCVIAFEQQTLYGLIIVGKKRTVYSQIEPALCRELFIKEALVAQQLGQNEAFLKHNQALIEDIQDLENKARRRDILVDEHMMQAFYEQRIPADVNNRAAFNHWWKEKKKTDKRFLHMDRDALMQHEASHITALDYPDVWQQGNLMLPLSYHFEPGQPVDGVMVNIPLPLLNQVANEGFDWHIPALRHELICSLIKSLPKSLRRNFVPAPNYADAVLAAIEPMQGGFLEALANRLLRMTGVKVDAEAFDLGALESHLKMQFQVLDEHNKVIAHGYDLDALKAKLQGKVTQTLSKVAEEGIEQDGLTQWSFGDLPEEYTKKQGGYEIKAFPALVDNKQSTSISLFDHPLKAQQAHRLGLRRLVMLNVPSPVKYLQQHLPNKAKLGLYFNPFGKINDLIDDCTAAGIDALLGDYTAIRSEQDFEKAKEYVRAELGDKVVDIASAVEQVLSIAHGINKRMKGRVDLTMITAHGDIKSQLESLIFKGFVSQHGAHKLSDLLRYMKAIEKRLEKLPVDPNRDRLCVLELEKVATAYTDKCNKQPKGLPMPEALDEVFWMQQELRVSLFAQTLGTPYPISAKRITNALNEIE